A single genomic interval of Pochonia chlamydosporia 170 chromosome 7, whole genome shotgun sequence harbors:
- a CDS encoding up-regulated during septation domain-containing protein, producing the protein MAHIATCIANLEPGSISKPSSPALSMLSTTPPTSSMEKPFAWRMLPTDQKKYQLFPKDKQLPNLNINKSLDPEMAFAVAMGDRNDKQVASSTLRLRVNQHNPIRRRKISVPELEPMTTVQEIAMDSPTIPGRPPLHERSASAPEDAREERQRAPIFINDIRLPIGDELSMCIDEALPPHAFGAPVSQSCARRLTPLVIPANELPAPLLQSRVSSAKLRSDSTPPMTSSRSARIENSPLSRSRITPSTSSPDLSYPRSATIETSSTVTLPTPISAPIMESHRASPRPWDGASIRSAQSDRGVLPPLLDEPRKPNVHMHRRGASESSTSMMDRGRPRKRAEVRNNNGPILKSNDTKRAMSCERRAFEELPKGWKPSEAVQKLSAKDITALHKQALGQAERFEVLKIEDVDALSKELRHLDERTDYLRRTYTSLRAGRRNLHSRICQYLRSPRVAKFSHESMLKQEEALAELDASIDDWVTKLEQAENRRTRVRQKLLEHVAAATLLPVASAGPGVTEPLQQVMSPGGPRELSTPPRSPSKTEFASRAGSASPSPQRVVAQVPSTILEQPVVEEAAENGSSLSRADSAVTLKRSDVESIRIYAGDDVYALLADVENEISKMGAGSSPTPTPEPTTATAKEIQHQRQRSHEKLSGWANGPSPPPLGSGAASSTSAGPKETTPGTINTTPTTTPTAAPPPQPTPSSSSKTTGSVAAAVAAINRDCKNATPSPVSPNTKDGGKEDAILLTSAVFKP; encoded by the exons ATGGCTCACATTGCGACTTGTATCGCCAACCTGGAGCCTGGCTCTAtatcaaagccatcatctccagcacTATCGATGCTTTCT ACCACACCACCTACATCGTCAATGGAGAAGCCGTTTGCCTGGAGAATGCTTCCAACGGACCAAAAAAAGTACCAACTATTCCCAAAGGACAAACAGCTTCCGAATTTGAATATAAACAAGTCCTTAGACCCAGAAATGGCATTTGCTGTAGCCATGGGCGATAGAAATGACAAACAGGTTgcgtcttcaactttgcGCCTTCGGGTCAACCAACATAATCCTATTAGACGACGGAAAATCAGCGTGCCCGAATTAGAACCCATGACTACCGTTCAGGAAATTGCAATGGACTCCC CCACGATACCTGGACGACCACCTCTCCACGAACGCTCTGCCAGTGCCCCCGAGGACGCAAGAGAAGAGAGGCAACGGGCACCAATTttcatcaacgacatcaGATTACCCATTGGCGACGAGCTTTCCATGTGTATTGACGAAGCTCTTCCTCCACACGCCTTTGGTGCCCCCGTCTCACAGTCTTGTGCTCGACGGTTGACTCCTCTAGTTATTCCTGCCAACGAGCTTCCAGCCCCTCTTCTGCAATCCAGAGTCTCCAGTGCCAAACTTAGGTCGGATAGCACACCCCCAATGACATCTTCTCGGAGCGCTCGCATTGAAAACTCACCCCTCAGTCGATCACGAATCACTCCAAGCACTTCCTCACCTGATCTCTCGTATCCAAGGTCTGCCACAATTGAGACCTCGTCTACAGTTACGTTACCAACTCCGATATCCGCTCCCATCATGGAGTCTCATCGTGCCTCCCCAAGACCCTGGGATGGGGCTAGCATTCGCTCAGCGCAAAGTGACCGAGGTGTGCTGCcgcctctactggacgagCCACGGAAACCCAATGTGCACATGCATCGCCGTGGAGCATCAGAGTCTTCAACGTCCATGATGGACCGTGGAAGGCCAAGAAAGCGAGCCGAAGTTCGTAATAACAATGGACCCATCCTGAAATCCAACGACACAAAGAGGGCTATGAGTTGTGAGAGACGAGCTTTCGAGGAACTGCCAAAGGGATGGAAACCGTCGGAGGCAGTGCAAAAGCTCAGCGCGAAAGACATTACGGCCCTTCACAAACAGGCCTTAGGACAGGCGGAAAGGTTTGAAGTTCTCAAGATCGAGGACGTCGATGCTCTATCAAAGGAACTTCGACACCTAGATGAACGAACCGATTACCTGCGCCGCACATACACGTCACTGCGCGCCGGACGTCGCAATTTGCACTCACGCATCTGCCAGTACCTTCGGTCGCCGAGGGTGGCCAAATTTAGCCATGAATCCATGCTGAAGCAGGAGGAGGCATTGGCTGAACTAGacgcatcaattgatgactGGGTCACCAAGCTGGAACAGGCAGAGAATCGTCGTACTAGAGTTCGTCAGAAGCTCCTTGAGCATGTTGCGGCTGCAACCTTGCTCCCTGTTGCAAGCGCGGGACCTGGCGTGACAGAGCCACTTCAGCAGGTCATGTCTCCTGGAGGCCCTCGTGAACTATCTACACCACCGCGAAGCCCATCCAAAACAGAGTTTGCAAGTCGAGCTGGGAGCGCCTCACCGTCTCCTCAACGGGTCGTTGCTCAAGTCCCTAGTACAATTCTTGAGCAacctgttgttgaagaagctgctgaaaATGGATCCAGTCTCAGCAGGGCCGACAGTGCAGTCACACTCAAGAGATCTGATGTCGAGAGTATCCGCATATATGCCGGTGATGACGTTTACGCACTTCTTGCTGACGTAGAGAACGAAATCTCCAAGATGGGCGCTGGCAGCTCGCCTACGCCGACACCTGAACCAACTactgccactgccaaggAGATTCAACACCAGAGACAACGAAGCCACGAGAAACTTAGCGGCTGGGCCAATGGTCCAAGCCCTCCCCCTCTTGGCTCTGGAGCTGCATCCTCTACTTCTGCAGGTCCCAAAGAAACCACTCCAGGTACCATCAATACCACACCAACCACTACACCAACcgctgctcctcctcctcagcccACACCATCTTCCAGCTCAAAAACCACGGGTAGCGTGGCTGCCGCGGTCGCTGCCATTAACAGGGATTGCAAAAATGCAACTCCTAGTCCAGTGTCACCTAACACCAAGGATggaggcaaagaagatgccattcttcttACTTCAGCCGTCTTCAAACCATAA
- a CDS encoding PX domain-containing protein (similar to Verticillium alfalfae VaMs.102 XP_003008884.1), translating to MSSASSDGANQPAVSREPISGREASKPDPATTCDRDEEVKTETADRNVAPASASAPTDLEGKTSALAAKALKFISEATPTTLAGIAVGFSAILYAILGRIGLLLIGAVAGVLAFISLEAKNPAIAQAVRGEKGPEVLDRLWLDMKQIKTSDCSQDEDAEEAAIKSFDDFRPETRDALGGLVDAVIRDYVKWWYTPIIPGDHSFPLACRKTLNSYLLAIANRMSRKRPADAFLDLLTNSSSIVIALLSELAAAFADLPPETNMTAADAVYNYLASNPDSRLANLLNQKQQAAKFRMVAEDLLGFLDRGSQNCDPARIFLREILANSVLETTLQTCSKAEWINGWIVYLLEAGEPDINQAIDVGMQTGRDTGSNVFADIDGNVGNIGIAKPTVARSSSEISRRKESLGHKKKLSRADEELEEAMEEMKRMNAMMARDGQRKEQASINLDKIDTPNKSLELVAEAQETAKQPTEKPEESTVSRDSGEKVSPRGTSTDGFSSKSETGNTPVTPRSTLGSSSQQSSPTRSNEQRFTSFDQIVPAGQSEDNEEDGPRKAPLTLHNASFTLHDDATGDGGKMRNKPNWDYLIQVEPSSSAHTGWMIVRRYSDFETLHEILRRIAAISGATAFTELHKELPNWRVHTRESLRGELERYLRDACWYQSLAESEGMKRFLEKSQGHTHGNSKSFGWEAVGKNMLDVLTIAPKGAMEGGKTLVGGVSGVFGNIAGLTRKSTSQSVDLTHSANRLSISTPPRVDSARSPARSDRASMDSQRSSVISTQPGKMAPMSRRPSYQSVGDLDGEMGRTGRSAERMEPGSGPASARPSREHSRASSLAALRSPSTVSLDFTKLPPPPDEMASDYESSVNGDETQSRQNDGANIYQTIRGLPSSSSAPSLSNLNGGKKTIAKPVKQYSQMSEQETRVAVELLFAVINEMYTLSSAWNIRRTLLTAAKSFLLRPGNPSLLTVQSLIQSSVLDANTSDAGIAAQLRKLRENTMPTDQERATWPEELTNDEKEKLAIKARKLLIQSGVPAALMGVMGQAATGEALGRVFDCLQIEEVARGLIFGLILQTVRIVTH from the coding sequence ATGAGTTCAGCAAGCAGCGACGGCGCAAACCAGCCGGCCGTCTCTCGTGAGCCAATTTCTGGGCGTGAGGCCTCGAAGCCTGACCCGGCGACGACGTGCGACCGAGATGAAGAAGTGAAGACCGAGACAGCGGACCGAAATGTGGCACCAGCGTCTGCGTCCGCACCGACGGACCTTGAGGGCAAGACGTCTGCTCTGGCTGCAAAGGCCCTGAAATTCATATCTGAAGCTacaccaacaactttggctgGGATTGCAGTTGGATTTTCTGCCATTCTATATGCTATCCTTGGCAGAATCGGACTGTTGCTTATTGGTGCCGTTGCCGGAGTGCTGGCATTCATCTCGTTGGAAGCCAAGAACCCAGCCATAGCGCAGGCTGTCAGAGGAGAAAAAGGGCCCGAAGTTCTCGATCGACTATGGCTTGATATGAAGCAAATCAAGACAAGCGACTGTagtcaagatgaagatgccgaggaggCTGCCATCAAGTCGTTTGACGATTTCCGGCCCGAAACTCGGGACGCCCTGGGCGGACTCGTGGATGCAGTTATTCGAGACTATGTCAAGTGGTGGTACACTCCAATTATACCAGGGGATCATTCGTTCCCCCTTGCATGTCGGAAGACTCTAAATTCCTACCTTTTAGCCATCGCCAATCGCATGTCAAGGAAACGACCGGCTGACGCGTTCCTGGATCTGCTCACTAACAGTTCTTCCATTGTCATCGCCCTGCTGTCAGAACTCGCAGCTGCTTTTGCGGATCTACCTCCTGAGACGAATATGACTGCCGCAGATGCAGTTTATAACTACCTAGCATCAAATCCAGATTCTCGGCTTGCCAACCTACTCAACCAGAAACAACAGGCGGCCAAGTTCAGAATGGTTGCCGAGGATCTCTTGGGATTCTTGGACCGGGGTTCACAAAACTGCGACCCAGCTCGAATTTTTCTGCGAGAAATTCTTGCAAATTCCGTACTTGAGACAACCTTGCAAACTTGTAGCAAGGCTGAATGGATCAATGGATGGATTGTGTATCTGCTCGAGGCCGGCGAACCTGACATCAACCAGGCCATTGACGTAGGGATGCAGACTGGCCGCGATACAGGGTCTAATGTGTTTGCGGATATCGACGGAAATGTAGGCAATATTGGTATTGCAAAGCCGACGGTGGCCCGTTCTAGCTCGGAAATTTCGCGTCGAAAAGAATCGCTCGGCCATAAGAAGAAGCTGAGTAGAGCCGATGAAGAGTTAGAAGAGGCCATGGAAGAAATGAAGCGTATGAATGCAATGATGGCTCGGGATGGGCAACGAAAGGAACAAGCCTCGATCAACTTGGACAAGATAGACACACCGAACAAGAGCCTGGAACTGGTGGCAGAGGCTCAAGAAACTGCCAAGCAACCAACCGAGAAGCCTGAAGAGTCAACGGTATCGAGAGATTCTGGAGAAAAAGTATCCCCCAGAGGCACATCAACGGATGGATTCTCAAGCAAAAGCGAGACAGGGAACACGCCGGTTACACCACGATCGACTCTCGGGTCGTCGAGCCAACAATCGTCACCAACTCGCTCGAATGAGCAGCGCTTTACTTCGTTCGATCAAATTGTTCCCGCAGGCCAATCGGAAGATAACGAAGAGGATGGTCCCAGAAAAGCTCCGCTCACCCTTCACAACGCTTCATTTACGCTACACGACGATGCCACAGGGGACGGGGGCAAGATGCGAAATAAACCCAACTGGGACTATCTAATTCAAGTCGAGCCTTCGTCTTCAGCACACACAGGCTGGATGATCGTTCGACGATACTCAGACTTCGAAACGCTGCACGAAATTCTGAGAAGGATTGCGGCTATTTCTGGGGCTACTGCTTTCACGGAATTGCACAAGGAATTGCCAAATTGGAGAGTTCACACGAGAGAATCTCTCCGAGGAGAGCTTGAAAGGTACCTGAGAGACGCGTGTTGGTATCAGTCGCTGGCGGAGAGTGAAGGCATGAAGCGGTTTCTGGAGAAGTCTCAGGGCCACACTCACGGTAACTCAAAGTCATTTGGTTGGGAGGCCGTTGGCAAGAATATGCTCGATGTCCTCACTATTGCGCCAAAAGGTGCCATGGAAGGAGGGAAGACGTTGGTTGGCGGTGTCAGTGGAGTGTTTGGCAACATTGCAGGCCTCACTAGGAAGTCGACCAGCCAGTCTGTTGACTTGACTCACTCTGCAAACCGTCTATCGATATCTACGCCGCCGCGAGTTGACTCTGCTAGATCTCCAGCAAGGTCAGACCGGGCCAGCATGGACAGTCAACGGTCTTCAGTCATTTCCACCCAACCTGGCAAAATGGCTCCAATGTCACGACGGCCGAGTTACCAGTCTGTCGGCGATCTTGACGGGGAAATGGGCAGAACGGGACGCAGTGCTGAGAGGATGGAGCCTGGATCAGGGCCAGCAAGCGCACGACCAAGCAGAGAGCATAGTAGAGCATCCAGTTTGGCAGCTCTTCGCTCACCATCAACTGTCAGTCTTGACTTCACCAAGCTTCCGCCGCCACCCGATGAGATGGCCAGTGACTACGAATCATCGGTGAATGGCGATGAAACACAGTCGAGACAAAACGACGGCGCAAACATCTATCAGACCATTCGCGGCTTGCCAAGTAGCTCCAGTGCACCATCGTTATCGAACTTGAACGGGGGGAAGAAGACGATTGCGAAACCTGTCAAACAGTACTCACAGATGTCGGAACAGGAAACACGGGTTGCCGTGGAACTGCTGTTTGCCGTGATCAATGAAATGTACACTCTGTCGTCGGCATGGAACATTCGCCGCACACTCCTTACTGCAGCCAAGTCGTTTCTCCTGAGACCTGGAAACCCGTCATTGCTCACCGTGCAGTCCCTGATACAGTCGTCCGTGCTCGATGCAAACACGTCAGATGCCGGAATTGCGGCCCAGCTGCGCAAGCTCCGAGAGAACACGATGCCAACGGACCAGGAGCGAGCTACCTGGCCGGAGGAATTGACGAACGACGAAaaggagaagctggcaaTCAAGGCACGCAAGCTGCTCATCCAGAGCGGGGTTCCAGCAGCGTTGATGGGTGTCATGGGACAAGCGGCAACAGGTGAAGCACTTGGCAGGGTGTTTGACTGCCTGCAGATAGAGGAGGTGGCGAGGGGTTTGATATTCGGACTAATTCTGCAAACAGTGAGGATTGTGACGCACTGA